A single region of the Chrysoperla carnea chromosome 5, inChrCarn1.1, whole genome shotgun sequence genome encodes:
- the LOC123301356 gene encoding uncharacterized protein LOC123301356, translated as MSLQNHIDLFQNSEMIYPEYFNMEFYQLMEACRWSIPTKLIDTLRYSYLEVDDCFHIAAFIVRNCLDAILFVNYAKKFNYFKRDFNQFEILLNECCDDLTHGSNLRKNWGTYDIRRKQWIGDSARHDERMFLWYEQIDPKILCRMLYQQMDGGNIPKWFEPWICATNCNEIDRCDCGRNSDDHDCI; from the exons ATGTCGctacaaaatcatattgatcTGTTTCAAAATTCGGAGATGATTTAcccagaatattttaat atggaaTTTTATCAACTTATGGAGGCATGTCGTTGGAGTATACCTACAAAGTTAATCGACACATTACGGTATTCTTATTTAGAAGTTGATGATTGCTTTCATATTGCTGCATTCATAGTAAGAAATTGTTTGGATGCaatcttatttgtaaattatgcgaaaaagttcaactactttaaaagagatttcaatcagtttgaaatattactaaatgaatGTTGTGATGATCTTACTCATGGAAGTAACTTGAGAAAAAATTGGGGTACATACGATATTCGCCGAAAACAATGGATTGGTGATAGTGCTAGACATGATGAGAGAATGTTTTTATGGTATGAACAAATAGATCCTAAAATTCTCTGTAGAATGCTATACCAACAAATGGATGGTGGAAATATACCGAAATGGTTCGAGCCATGGATATGTGCtacaaattgtaatgaaattgACAGATGTGATTGTGGAAGAAATAGTGATGATCATGattgtatatag